A DNA window from Patagioenas fasciata isolate bPatFas1 chromosome 1, bPatFas1.hap1, whole genome shotgun sequence contains the following coding sequences:
- the CPM gene encoding carboxypeptidase M isoform X2 has translation MTPTPPSRTCTASGARWKTVGREILLHLIDFLVTSYGHDPVITRLLNNTRIHIMPTMNPDGFEATKVPDCYYTRGRYNKNGEDLNRNFPDAFERNNASIQPETQAVMNWIKNETFVLSANLHGGALVASYTFDNGNSVTISSKGYSRSPDDDVFIHLAKTYSSNHASMYKGTGCDNRQSFPEGITNGYSWYQLEGGMQDYNYVWGQCFEITLELSCCKYPPADQLEKFWRDNKVALIEYIKQVHLGVKGQVTDGNGNPIPNAIVEAKGRPHVCPYRTNKHGEYFLLLLPGTYVINATVPGYKSILKTVEITDNTSNFSALKQDFSFSEVSIRSRAASCPKSPLYQQLRRASAAVKPTLHILVLMTVVLAIFK, from the exons ACTGTTGGGAGAGAAATCCTGCTCCATTTGATTGACTTCTTGGTGACCAGCTATGGACATGACCCAGTTATTACCCGGTTGCTCAATAACACCCGGATTCATATCATGCCAACAATGAACCCTGATGGGTTTGAAGCTACAAAAGTGCCGGATTGCTATTACACACGAGGAAG GTACAATAAGAATGGAGAAGATCTGAACAGAAATTTTCCTGATGCCTTTGAAAGGAACAATGCTAGTATTCAGCCAGAAACTCAAGCAGTAATGAACTGGATAAAAAATGAAACGTTTGTTCTTTCAGCAAACTTGCATGGGGGTGCCCTGGTTGCCAGTTACACCTTTGACAACGGTAACTCAG TTACCATCTCTTCAAAAGGCTACAGCAGGTCTCCAGATGATGATGTCTTTATTCATCTGGCAAAAACCTATTCTTCCAACCATGCCAGCATGTACAAAGGGACTGGGTGTGACAACAGACAAAGCTTTCCAGAAGGCATTACCAACGGGTATTCTTGGTACCAGTTGGAAG gTGGAATGCAAGATTACAACTATGTCTGGGGACAGTGTTTTGAAATTACATTGGAGCTGTCATGCTGTAAATATCCTCCAGCAGACCAGCTGGAAAAGTTCTGGAGAGACAACAAAGTTGCTCTGATCGAATACATAAAACAAGTGCATCTAG GTGTCAAGGGTCAAGTTACAGACGGGAATGGGAATCCTATTCCCAATGCCATCGTGGAAGCCAAAGGAAGGCCCCATGTCTGCCCCTACAGAACAAACAAGCATGGGGAgtactttcttctccttttgccTGGGACGTACGTGATCAAT GCTACTGTACCGGGATATAAATCTATACTGAAGACAGTGGAAATAACTGACAATACGAGTAACTTCAGTGCTTTGAAACAAGACTTCTCTTTCTCAGAAGTCTCTATCAGATCAAGAGCTGCTTCATGTCCCAAATCTCCCCTCTATCAACAGCTCAGACGGGCTTCAGCTGCAGTGAAACCAACTCTACATATCTTGGTTTTAATGACCGTTGTGCTTGCGATTTTCAAATGA